In Yersinia enterocolitica subsp. enterocolitica, one DNA window encodes the following:
- a CDS encoding lysine decarboxylase LdcC, producing the protein MNIIAIMGPMGVYYKDEPIRELNDALLARGFQLIYPKSRGDLLKLIEHNARIIGVIFDWDQHSNELCAEINDLNEYLPLYAFINTTSSLDVSLNEMRMALYFFEYTLNAAEDIAQHIEQYTAEYMDSITPPLTKALFNYVKEGKYTFCTPGHMAGTAFQKSPVGSLFYDFFGANTLKADISISVTELGSLLDHTGPHLEAEEYIARTFNAEQSYMVTNGTSTANKIIGMYSSPAGSTVLIDRNCHKSLTHLLMMSDIIPVYLCPARNAYGILGGIPQHEFTKTSIEAKVAQTNNASWPVHAVITNSTYDGLLYNTDYIKQTLDVPSIHFDSAWVPYTNFHEIYEGKSGMSGERMVGKVFYETQSTHKLLAAFSQASMIHIKGDYNESTFNEAYMMHTTTSPNYGIVASMETAAAMMRGNPGRRMILRSIERAMHFRKEVRRLRSESDNWFFDVWQPEDIDEIACWPLQPGQKWHGFSHADADHMYLDPIKVTILTPGMSHEGVLEEEGIPAALVAKFLDERGIVVEKTGPYNLLFLFSIGIDKTKAMSLLRGLTDFKRAFDLNLRIKNMLPDLFAEDPDFYRHMRIQDLAAGIHNMIRQHDLPRLMRKSFDVLPEMKLTPYNMFQQQIRGNIVACDMADLIGKVVANMILPYPPGVPLVMPGEMITEESRAVLDFLLMLCAIGARYPGFETDIHGAKRDDDGRCWVNILDTKQ; encoded by the coding sequence ATGAATATCATCGCAATCATGGGGCCGATGGGGGTTTATTATAAAGATGAACCTATTCGAGAGTTGAACGATGCCCTGCTCGCCAGAGGTTTTCAGCTCATCTATCCTAAGAGTCGTGGTGATCTGCTCAAGCTTATTGAGCATAATGCGCGCATTATTGGTGTGATTTTTGATTGGGACCAACACAGTAATGAACTTTGCGCTGAGATTAATGATCTAAACGAATATCTCCCACTTTATGCATTTATCAATACCACCTCGTCACTGGATGTCAGTTTGAATGAAATGCGCATGGCACTTTATTTCTTTGAATATACTCTGAATGCCGCTGAAGATATTGCTCAACATATTGAACAATATACAGCGGAGTATATGGATAGTATTACCCCGCCTTTAACCAAAGCACTGTTTAATTATGTTAAAGAAGGAAAGTATACATTTTGTACTCCTGGACACATGGCGGGAACGGCTTTTCAAAAAAGTCCGGTGGGGAGTTTGTTCTATGATTTCTTTGGCGCTAATACCCTTAAAGCAGATATTTCAATCTCCGTTACTGAACTGGGATCATTATTAGATCATACCGGGCCACATTTGGAGGCCGAGGAATATATTGCCCGCACATTTAATGCCGAACAGAGCTATATGGTAACGAATGGCACATCGACGGCGAATAAAATCATTGGTATGTACTCATCACCTGCTGGCAGTACGGTACTGATTGACCGAAATTGCCATAAGTCTCTGACGCATCTATTAATGATGAGCGATATTATTCCTGTTTATTTATGTCCTGCGCGAAATGCTTATGGCATTTTAGGCGGCATCCCACAGCACGAATTTACTAAAACCTCCATTGAGGCAAAAGTTGCGCAGACTAACAATGCCAGTTGGCCGGTACATGCAGTAATCACCAACTCGACCTACGATGGCTTGCTCTATAATACGGATTATATTAAGCAGACATTAGATGTACCTTCCATTCACTTTGATTCCGCCTGGGTTCCTTATACTAATTTTCATGAAATTTATGAGGGTAAAAGTGGCATGAGTGGCGAGCGAATGGTGGGGAAAGTATTTTATGAAACGCAATCAACCCATAAATTACTGGCCGCATTCTCTCAGGCATCAATGATTCATATTAAAGGTGATTACAATGAAAGCACCTTTAATGAAGCTTACATGATGCACACCACAACCTCCCCTAATTACGGGATTGTTGCTTCGATGGAAACGGCGGCAGCCATGATGCGCGGTAATCCGGGACGGCGCATGATTTTACGTTCTATTGAGCGGGCGATGCATTTTCGCAAAGAAGTGCGCCGATTACGCTCAGAAAGTGATAACTGGTTCTTTGATGTCTGGCAGCCAGAAGATATTGATGAAATAGCCTGTTGGCCACTCCAGCCGGGGCAAAAATGGCATGGTTTTAGTCATGCGGATGCTGATCATATGTATCTTGATCCGATCAAAGTGACAATTCTAACGCCGGGAATGAGCCACGAAGGAGTACTTGAGGAGGAAGGGATCCCCGCCGCATTGGTAGCAAAGTTTCTGGATGAACGTGGGATCGTGGTAGAAAAAACCGGCCCCTATAATTTGTTATTCTTATTTAGTATCGGTATTGATAAAACTAAGGCAATGAGTTTATTGCGCGGCCTGACCGATTTTAAGCGCGCTTTTGATCTTAATTTGCGGATTAAAAATATGTTGCCAGATCTGTTTGCTGAAGATCCTGATTTTTATCGCCATATGCGTATTCAGGATCTGGCTGCAGGAATTCATAACATGATCCGCCAACATGATTTACCTCGCCTGATGCGCAAGTCATTTGATGTATTGCCAGAGATGAAACTCACGCCTTATAACATGTTCCAACAGCAGATCCGCGGTAATATAGTCGCTTGTGATATGGCTGATTTGATTGGCAAGGTGGTCGCCAACATGATCTTACCTTATCCACCGGGAGTGCCATTAGTCATGCCGGGTGAAATGATTACCGAAGAGAGCCGTGCAGTATTGGATTTCCTCCTGATGCTTTGTGCTATTGGTGCTCGTTATCCTGGGTTTGAAACGGATATACATGGTGCTAAGCGCGATGATGATGGGCGTTGCTGGGTCAATATACTCGATACAAAACAATAG
- the accA gene encoding acetyl-CoA carboxylase carboxyl transferase subunit alpha: protein MSLNFLDFEQPIAELEAKIDSLTAVSRQDEKLDINLDEEVQRLREKSVELTRKIFSDLGAWQIAQLARHPRRPYTLDYIANIFTDFEELAGDRAYADDKAIVGGIARLDGRPVMIIGHQKGRETKEKIRRNFGMPAPEGYRKALRLMEMAERFKLPIITFIDTPGAYPGVGAEERGQSEAIARNLREMSRLNVPIVCTVIGEGGSGGALAIGVGDKVNMLQYSTYSVISPEGCASILWKSADKAPLAAEAMGITAHRLKELKMIDSVIPEPLGGAHRDYLAIAASLKAQLLADLSDLDVLNDEELLNRRYQRLMNYGYC from the coding sequence ATGAGTCTGAATTTTCTTGATTTTGAACAGCCGATTGCAGAGCTGGAAGCGAAAATTGACTCGCTGACCGCAGTCAGCCGTCAAGACGAAAAATTAGATATTAATCTGGACGAAGAGGTTCAGCGTCTACGTGAGAAAAGTGTCGAGCTGACGCGGAAGATATTCTCGGATCTCGGTGCATGGCAGATTGCCCAATTGGCACGCCATCCTCGTCGCCCTTATACCCTGGATTATATCGCTAATATCTTTACTGATTTCGAAGAGTTGGCAGGTGATCGCGCCTATGCTGACGATAAAGCTATCGTCGGTGGTATCGCTCGCCTGGATGGTCGCCCGGTGATGATTATTGGTCATCAAAAAGGTCGTGAAACCAAAGAGAAGATTCGCCGTAACTTTGGTATGCCAGCTCCAGAAGGTTATCGTAAGGCATTGCGTCTAATGGAAATGGCTGAGCGCTTTAAGCTGCCAATCATTACTTTTATTGATACCCCAGGGGCTTATCCTGGTGTTGGTGCAGAAGAGCGTGGCCAGTCTGAAGCCATTGCGCGTAACTTGCGTGAGATGTCTCGCCTGAATGTGCCTATCGTTTGTACTGTCATTGGCGAAGGTGGCTCTGGCGGTGCATTAGCCATTGGTGTTGGCGATAAAGTGAATATGCTGCAATACAGCACTTATTCCGTTATCTCACCAGAAGGTTGTGCCTCTATTTTGTGGAAAAGTGCTGATAAAGCGCCTCTGGCCGCAGAAGCAATGGGTATTACGGCTCATCGTTTGAAAGAACTGAAGATGATCGACTCCGTCATTCCTGAGCCTTTGGGCGGTGCGCACCGTGATTATCTGGCGATTGCCGCTTCACTGAAAGCACAGCTTCTGGCTGATCTCAGTGATCTGGATGTGTTGAATGACGAAGAGTTATTAAATCGTCGTTATCAGCGCCTAATGAACTATGGTTATTGCTGA
- the dnaE gene encoding DNA polymerase III subunit alpha, giving the protein MAEPRFVHLRVHSDYSMIDGLAKIGPLVKRAAALGMPALAITDFTNLCGLVKFYGSAHSAGVKPIIGADFYVQSEILGDELAHLTVLARNNEGYQNLTLLISEAYQRGYGAAGPIIDRDWLIKHKEGLILLSGGRMGDVGKFILRGNHAQVDQCLEFYQEHFPDSYYLELIRTGRPDEENYLHAAVALATERGLPVVATNDVRFIDESDFDAHEIRVAIHDGFTLVDPKRPKNYSPQQFMRDEEQMCELFADIPEALINSVEIAKRCNVTIRLGEYFLPQFPTGDMSTEDFLVEKSKQGLEERLEFLFPDPEVRAQKRPAYDERLEIELKVINQMGFPGYFLIVMEFIQWSKDNGVPVGPGRGSGAGSLVAYALKITDLDPLEFDLLFERFLNPERVSMPDFDVDFCMEKRDLVIEHVADMYGRDAVSQIITFGTMAAKAVIRDVGRVLGHPYGFVDRISKLVPPDPGMTLEKAFAAEPQLPEIYEADEEVRALIDMARKLEGVTRNAGKHAGGVVIAPTKITDFAPLYCDAEGNNPVTQFDKNDVEYAGLVKFDFLGLRTLTIINWALEMINARRAKTGLEPIDIASIPLDDKKSFDMLQRSETTAVFQLESRGMKDLIKRLKPDCFEDMIALVALFRPGPLQSGMVDNFIDRKHGREAISYPDIEWQHESLKPVLEPTYGIILYQEQVMQIAQVLSGYSLGGADMLRRAMGKKNPAEMAKQRSIFEDGAKNQGVDGELAIKIFDLVEKFAGYGFNKSHSAAYALVSYQTLWLKAHYPAEFMAAVMTADMDNTDKVVGLVDECWRMGLKILPPDINSGLYHFHVNDEGEIVYGIGAIKGVGEGPIEAMLEARKEGSYFKELFDLCARVDTKKLNRRILEKLIMSGAFDRLGPHRAALMSSLGEALKAADQHAKAEAIGQVDMFGVLADAPEQVEQSYANVPPWQEQIVLDGERETLGLYLTGHPITQYLKEIERYAGGLRLKDMHPTDRGKMTMAAGLVIAARVMVTKRGNRIGICTLDDRSGRLEVMLFTDALEKYQHLLEKDRILIATGQVSFDDFSGGLKMTARELMDISEAREKYARGLAISLTDRQIDDQLLNRLRQSLEPHRAGTIPVHLYYQREDARARLRFGATWRVTPTDRLLIDLRTLVGNEQVELEFD; this is encoded by the coding sequence ATGGCCGAACCTCGTTTTGTCCACCTGCGTGTTCACAGCGATTACTCCATGATAGATGGATTAGCCAAGATTGGACCCTTGGTGAAGAGAGCTGCTGCATTAGGCATGCCCGCTCTGGCCATTACCGATTTTACCAACCTGTGCGGCTTGGTAAAATTCTACGGTAGCGCGCATAGTGCTGGAGTCAAACCCATCATCGGCGCAGACTTCTATGTGCAAAGTGAAATCTTAGGTGATGAATTAGCTCACCTTACTGTGCTGGCACGCAATAATGAAGGTTACCAAAATCTTACTTTACTGATATCTGAAGCTTATCAACGCGGCTATGGCGCAGCTGGCCCTATTATTGACCGTGACTGGCTGATTAAGCATAAAGAAGGTCTGATTCTGCTGTCCGGTGGTCGGATGGGGGATGTGGGTAAGTTTATTCTGCGGGGTAATCATGCTCAGGTTGATCAGTGCCTTGAGTTTTATCAAGAACATTTCCCTGACAGTTACTATCTGGAATTAATCCGTACTGGTCGCCCGGATGAAGAAAACTACCTTCATGCCGCTGTGGCATTAGCAACAGAACGTGGCTTGCCTGTGGTAGCGACCAATGATGTGCGTTTTATCGATGAATCAGATTTTGATGCCCACGAGATTCGCGTGGCTATCCACGACGGCTTTACTCTGGTTGATCCTAAGCGACCTAAAAACTATAGCCCGCAGCAGTTTATGCGCGACGAAGAGCAGATGTGTGAGCTGTTCGCGGATATTCCTGAGGCGCTAATCAACAGTGTTGAAATCGCTAAACGTTGTAATGTGACGATCCGGCTTGGGGAGTATTTTTTACCCCAGTTCCCAACGGGTGATATGAGCACAGAAGACTTCTTGGTTGAAAAGTCTAAACAAGGTTTAGAAGAACGACTGGAGTTCTTGTTCCCTGATCCTGAAGTTCGGGCACAAAAACGCCCTGCATATGATGAACGTCTGGAAATCGAACTAAAAGTTATTAACCAGATGGGCTTCCCCGGCTACTTCTTGATAGTAATGGAATTTATCCAGTGGTCAAAAGATAACGGGGTGCCGGTAGGGCCGGGCCGTGGTTCTGGTGCAGGTTCCCTGGTTGCTTACGCGCTGAAGATTACCGACCTTGATCCACTGGAATTTGACCTACTGTTCGAACGTTTCTTAAACCCGGAACGTGTATCCATGCCTGACTTCGATGTCGACTTCTGCATGGAGAAGCGCGATCTAGTGATTGAGCACGTTGCGGATATGTATGGCCGGGATGCTGTTTCTCAGATAATTACCTTTGGTACAATGGCAGCCAAAGCGGTGATCCGCGATGTGGGCCGTGTACTGGGCCATCCTTATGGTTTTGTCGATCGTATCTCCAAACTGGTCCCGCCTGACCCGGGTATGACGTTGGAGAAAGCTTTCGCAGCGGAACCGCAACTGCCTGAAATCTATGAGGCAGATGAAGAAGTTAGAGCGCTGATTGATATGGCGCGAAAATTGGAAGGGGTAACGCGTAACGCCGGTAAGCATGCCGGTGGGGTGGTTATCGCACCAACAAAAATTACTGATTTCGCCCCACTATACTGTGATGCGGAAGGGAATAACCCGGTTACACAGTTCGATAAGAATGATGTGGAATATGCCGGCTTGGTGAAGTTTGACTTCCTTGGTTTGCGAACGCTCACTATCATTAACTGGGCGTTGGAGATGATCAACGCTCGCCGCGCGAAAACCGGATTAGAGCCGATTGATATTGCGTCTATTCCGCTGGATGATAAAAAAAGCTTCGATATGCTGCAACGTTCTGAAACGACAGCAGTATTCCAGCTAGAATCCAGAGGCATGAAGGATCTTATCAAGCGTCTAAAACCGGACTGCTTCGAAGATATGATCGCATTGGTGGCGCTATTCCGCCCTGGCCCGTTGCAATCAGGGATGGTTGATAACTTTATTGACCGTAAACACGGCCGTGAAGCGATATCCTATCCTGATATTGAATGGCAACATGAATCTCTAAAACCGGTGCTTGAGCCGACCTACGGCATCATCTTGTACCAAGAACAGGTTATGCAGATTGCGCAGGTTCTGTCTGGTTACTCACTCGGCGGCGCGGATATGTTGCGGCGTGCGATGGGTAAGAAAAACCCGGCAGAAATGGCGAAACAGCGCTCTATATTTGAAGATGGTGCCAAAAATCAGGGCGTTGACGGCGAGCTGGCAATTAAAATCTTTGACCTGGTAGAGAAATTTGCTGGCTATGGTTTTAACAAATCACACTCTGCCGCTTATGCTTTGGTTTCTTACCAAACTTTATGGTTGAAAGCCCATTATCCGGCTGAATTTATGGCGGCGGTAATGACGGCCGATATGGACAACACTGATAAAGTGGTAGGTCTGGTCGATGAGTGCTGGCGGATGGGGCTGAAAATTCTGCCTCCGGATATCAACAGCGGCCTATATCATTTCCATGTAAATGATGAGGGCGAAATTGTTTATGGTATCGGTGCAATCAAAGGTGTTGGCGAGGGGCCGATCGAGGCCATGTTGGAAGCCCGTAAAGAGGGTAGCTATTTCAAAGAGTTATTTGATTTATGTGCCAGAGTTGACACAAAAAAACTCAATCGTCGAATTTTAGAAAAGCTTATTATGTCTGGTGCCTTTGACCGTTTGGGGCCGCACCGGGCTGCATTAATGAGCTCGCTGGGTGAGGCGTTAAAGGCAGCAGACCAACATGCCAAGGCAGAAGCTATTGGTCAGGTTGATATGTTTGGTGTATTGGCAGATGCACCAGAGCAGGTTGAGCAATCTTATGCTAATGTGCCGCCGTGGCAAGAGCAGATTGTTTTAGACGGTGAGCGGGAAACGCTGGGGTTATACCTGACCGGCCACCCGATCACCCAGTATCTGAAGGAAATAGAACGTTATGCCGGCGGGCTGCGTTTGAAAGATATGCATCCGACGGATCGGGGCAAAATGACCATGGCTGCGGGGCTGGTTATCGCAGCCAGAGTTATGGTGACAAAACGCGGAAATCGTATTGGTATTTGTACTTTGGATGACCGTTCCGGGCGTCTTGAGGTGATGTTATTCACCGATGCGTTGGAAAAATATCAGCATTTGTTAGAAAAAGACCGTATCCTGATAGCCACCGGACAGGTCAGCTTTGATGACTTTAGTGGTGGACTTAAAATGACCGCCCGTGAGTTAATGGACATCAGTGAAGCTCGTGAAAAATATGCCCGTGGGCTTGCTATATCGCTGACCGACAGGCAAATTGATGACCAGCTTTTGAACCGTCTCCGTCAGTCGTTGGAACCCCATCGAGCGGGGACGATCCCAGTGCATCTTTATTACCAACGGGAAGATGCTCGCGCCCGGCTGCGGTTTGGAGCCACATGGCGCGTGACGCCCACCGATCGCTTATTGATAGATTTGCGAACGCTGGTAGGTAATGAGCAGGTGGAACTGGAATTTGACTAA
- the rnhB gene encoding ribonuclease HII, translating to MTDIFIYPQANLIAGVDEVGRGPLVGAVVTAAVILDPKRPIVGLADSKKLSEKRRLSLYDEITDKALSWSLGRAEPEEIDQLNILHATMLAMQRAVAGLHIAPDYVLIDGNRCPKLAMPSLAVVKGDSRVAEISAASILAKVTRDREMTELDLQFPEYGFAQHKGYPTAVHLEKLTTFGATEHHRRSFGPVKRVLGLV from the coding sequence ATGACTGATATCTTTATTTACCCGCAGGCAAATCTGATTGCGGGTGTGGATGAAGTTGGTCGCGGCCCTTTAGTGGGAGCAGTTGTCACTGCTGCGGTCATTCTCGATCCTAAACGGCCAATAGTGGGCTTAGCTGACTCGAAAAAACTGAGTGAGAAGCGCCGGTTATCACTTTATGACGAAATTACAGACAAGGCCTTATCATGGAGCCTTGGGCGCGCTGAGCCTGAAGAGATTGACCAGCTTAATATATTGCACGCCACTATGCTGGCAATGCAAAGAGCAGTCGCAGGGCTGCATATTGCGCCCGATTATGTCTTGATTGACGGTAACCGTTGCCCGAAACTGGCTATGCCATCATTGGCTGTTGTGAAAGGTGATAGTCGAGTGGCTGAGATAAGCGCCGCTTCAATTCTGGCTAAAGTCACGCGCGATCGTGAAATGACTGAGCTGGATCTCCAATTCCCTGAATATGGTTTCGCACAACACAAAGGCTATCCAACCGCTGTCCATTTAGAAAAGTTGACAACTTTTGGGGCAACAGAGCATCACCGGCGGAGTTTTGGCCCGGTTAAACGTGTGCTGGGTTTAGTGTAA
- the lpxB gene encoding lipid-A-disaccharide synthase codes for MQNPPLSVDRPSSSVRPLTIGLVAGETSGDILGAGLIRALKAQVPDAHFVGVAGPLMQAEGCEAWFEMEELAVMGVVEVLERLPRLLKIRKELTQRFSELSPDVFVGIDAPDFNITLEGRLKQRGIRTVHYVSPSVWAWRQKRVFKIGKATDMVLAFLPFEKAFYDRFNVPCRFIGHTMADAMPLAPDKNAAKAELGIAANTTCLALLPGSRHSEVEMLSGDFLRTAAILRQQMPNLEVLVPLVNSKRREQFERIKAEIAPDLAVHLLDGNARLAMIAADATLLASGTAALECMLAKCPMVVGYRMKPFTFWLAERLVKTPYVSLPNLLAGEELVTELLQQECQPQKLADALLPLLQGGSAVEALKERFLILHQSIRCGADEQAAQAVLELAGR; via the coding sequence ATGCAAAATCCCCCATTATCTGTTGATCGACCGTCAAGCAGTGTGCGTCCTTTAACTATAGGTTTAGTCGCCGGAGAAACATCTGGCGATATCTTAGGTGCCGGATTAATTCGTGCATTGAAAGCCCAGGTTCCTGATGCCCACTTTGTTGGTGTGGCTGGGCCTCTGATGCAAGCTGAAGGATGCGAAGCTTGGTTTGAGATGGAAGAATTGGCAGTGATGGGGGTAGTTGAAGTATTAGAGCGTCTACCACGATTACTAAAAATCCGAAAAGAGCTGACTCAGCGTTTTAGTGAGCTCTCGCCGGATGTTTTTGTCGGTATTGACGCCCCTGATTTCAATATTACCCTTGAAGGGCGCTTGAAACAGCGTGGCATACGTACCGTTCATTATGTCAGCCCATCTGTGTGGGCCTGGCGGCAAAAACGTGTTTTCAAAATTGGCAAAGCCACCGACATGGTGCTAGCCTTCCTTCCTTTTGAAAAAGCGTTTTACGATCGTTTCAATGTTCCCTGCCGTTTCATCGGCCATACCATGGCTGATGCAATGCCGCTAGCACCTGATAAAAACGCGGCAAAAGCAGAGCTTGGCATTGCAGCAAATACAACTTGTTTGGCCTTATTGCCGGGTAGCCGCCATTCTGAAGTAGAAATGCTCAGTGGTGATTTTCTGCGCACTGCTGCCATTCTGCGGCAACAAATGCCTAATCTGGAAGTGTTGGTTCCTCTGGTGAACAGCAAGCGGCGTGAGCAGTTTGAGCGAATTAAAGCCGAAATTGCACCTGACCTGGCGGTGCACTTACTTGACGGCAATGCTCGTCTGGCAATGATTGCTGCTGATGCGACATTGCTGGCTTCCGGTACTGCCGCACTAGAATGTATGTTGGCCAAGTGCCCTATGGTTGTCGGTTATCGCATGAAGCCTTTCACGTTCTGGCTGGCTGAGCGGCTGGTCAAGACCCCTTATGTCTCGTTGCCTAATCTGTTGGCTGGCGAAGAGCTAGTGACAGAGCTTTTGCAGCAAGAGTGCCAACCGCAAAAGTTAGCCGATGCGCTGCTGCCGTTACTACAAGGTGGCTCGGCGGTTGAGGCCTTGAAAGAGCGTTTTCTGATTTTACATCAGAGCATCCGCTGTGGCGCAGATGAACAGGCAGCGCAGGCTGTATTGGAGCTAGCAGGGCGATGA
- the lpxA gene encoding acyl-ACP--UDP-N-acetylglucosamine O-acyltransferase, giving the protein MIDKTAVIHPSSIVEEGAVIGAGVHIGPFCFVGSQVEIGAGTELKSHVVVNGITKIGCDNQIYQFASIGEANQDLKYAGEPTRVEIGDRNRIRESVSIHRGTVQGGGLTKVGSDNLLMINAHIAHDCIIGDRCILANNATLGGHVEIDDFAIIGGMTAIHQFCVIGAHVMVGGCSGVAQDVPPFVIAQGNHATPFGINIEGLKRRGFDKESLHAIRNAYKLLYRSGRTLDEVKPEIAELAEQHSAVQAFIDFFARSTRGIIR; this is encoded by the coding sequence GTGATTGACAAAACCGCCGTTATCCATCCAAGTTCTATCGTCGAAGAAGGTGCAGTTATTGGCGCTGGTGTTCATATTGGCCCCTTCTGCTTTGTCGGATCCCAGGTGGAAATCGGCGCTGGCACGGAACTGAAATCCCATGTCGTCGTTAATGGAATAACAAAAATCGGCTGTGATAATCAGATTTACCAATTTGCTTCCATTGGAGAAGCAAATCAGGATCTGAAGTATGCGGGCGAGCCTACTCGTGTTGAGATCGGTGACCGTAACCGTATCCGCGAAAGTGTTTCTATCCACCGTGGCACTGTGCAAGGTGGTGGATTAACGAAAGTAGGCAGCGATAATTTACTGATGATCAATGCCCACATCGCCCATGACTGCATCATTGGCGATCGTTGTATTCTTGCGAATAATGCAACATTGGGTGGTCATGTAGAAATCGACGATTTTGCCATTATTGGCGGAATGACTGCTATCCATCAATTCTGCGTGATTGGTGCGCATGTAATGGTGGGCGGTTGTTCTGGTGTTGCTCAAGATGTGCCTCCTTTTGTCATCGCTCAGGGTAACCATGCGACACCATTCGGTATCAATATTGAAGGGTTGAAGCGTCGTGGTTTCGACAAAGAATCACTCCATGCTATCCGCAATGCCTACAAATTATTGTATCGCAGCGGCCGGACGCTGGATGAAGTGAAGCCCGAAATTGCTGAATTGGCAGAGCAACATTCGGCAGTTCAAGCATTCATTGATTTCTTTGCTCGTTCGACTCGCGGCATTATTCGCTGA
- the fabZ gene encoding 3-hydroxyacyl-ACP dehydratase FabZ has product MTTDTHTLHIEEILDLLPHRFPFLLVDRVLDFEEGKFLRAVKNVSFNEPFFQGHFPGKPIFPGVLILEAMAQATGILAFKSRGKLEPGELYYFAGIDEARFKRPVVPGDQMIMEVEFVKERRGLTRFTGVAKVDGEIVCTATMMCARSKPATAVVTKSEVTKPDVKES; this is encoded by the coding sequence TTGACTACTGACACTCATACTCTGCACATTGAAGAGATTTTGGATCTACTGCCGCACCGTTTTCCGTTTTTGCTGGTAGATCGCGTCCTTGATTTTGAGGAAGGAAAATTTCTGCGTGCGGTGAAGAACGTCTCTTTCAACGAGCCATTTTTCCAAGGCCATTTCCCAGGTAAGCCAATCTTCCCTGGTGTGCTGATATTAGAAGCGATGGCTCAGGCTACCGGGATTTTGGCGTTTAAGAGCCGCGGTAAACTTGAACCAGGTGAGCTTTATTATTTTGCTGGTATCGATGAAGCCCGCTTTAAACGTCCAGTAGTGCCTGGCGATCAAATGATCATGGAAGTTGAGTTTGTTAAAGAACGCCGTGGTCTGACCCGTTTTACTGGTGTTGCGAAAGTTGATGGTGAAATTGTTTGTACGGCAACCATGATGTGTGCTCGTAGCAAACCAGCAACAGCTGTAGTTACAAAGTCTGAAGTTACAAAGCCTGACGTTAAGGAGTCTTGA
- the lpxD gene encoding UDP-3-O-(3-hydroxymyristoyl)glucosamine N-acyltransferase — MPSIRLADLAQQLDAQVHGDGDLVITGIASMHSAEPSQITFLSNSRYQEQLATCNAGAVVLTEADLPFCKSAALVVKNPYLTYARMAQIMDTTPQPAQDIAPSAVISPQATLGENVSIGANAVIESGVVLGDNVVIGAGCFIGKNTHIGAGSRLWANVSVYHEVVIGQNCLIQSGTVIGADGFGYANDRGNWIKIPQLGSVHIGDRVEIGACTTIDRGALDNTIIGNGVIIDNQCQIAHNVVIGDNTAVAGGVIMAGSLKVGRYCMIGGASVINGHMEICDKVTITGMGMVMRPITEPGLYSSGIPLQPNKVWRKTAALVMNIDGINKRLKAIERKIDKE; from the coding sequence ATGCCTTCAATTCGACTGGCTGATTTAGCCCAGCAGTTGGATGCACAGGTGCATGGTGATGGCGATCTTGTCATCACCGGCATCGCTTCTATGCATTCAGCCGAGCCATCGCAAATCACGTTTTTGTCAAACAGCCGTTATCAGGAACAACTCGCAACTTGCAATGCCGGTGCTGTGGTGTTGACTGAGGCTGACTTACCGTTCTGTAAATCTGCGGCCCTGGTGGTTAAAAACCCTTATCTAACCTATGCACGTATGGCTCAGATAATGGATACCACACCTCAACCTGCGCAAGATATTGCTCCAAGTGCGGTGATTTCTCCACAAGCAACGCTGGGTGAGAATGTTTCTATCGGTGCCAATGCAGTGATAGAGTCCGGTGTAGTACTGGGTGATAACGTGGTTATTGGTGCGGGCTGTTTTATTGGTAAGAATACTCACATTGGTGCTGGTAGCCGTTTGTGGGCCAATGTTTCCGTTTATCATGAAGTTGTAATCGGGCAAAACTGTCTGATTCAATCCGGTACGGTCATTGGTGCAGATGGTTTTGGCTATGCAAATGATCGTGGCAACTGGATAAAAATACCACAGCTCGGTTCTGTACATATTGGCGATCGGGTTGAGATTGGCGCCTGTACAACGATTGACCGTGGTGCACTGGATAATACGATTATTGGCAATGGCGTCATCATTGATAACCAATGTCAGATTGCACATAACGTTGTGATTGGCGACAATACCGCAGTTGCGGGTGGTGTTATCATGGCGGGTAGCCTCAAAGTTGGGCGCTATTGCATGATTGGCGGCGCAAGTGTGATCAATGGTCATATGGAGATCTGTGACAAAGTCACAATCACCGGAATGGGAATGGTGATGCGTCCAATCACTGAACCTGGGTTATACTCCTCCGGTATTCCGCTACAACCCAATAAGGTTTGGCGTAAAACCGCTGCTTTGGTGATGAATATTGATGGAATTAATAAACGCTTAAAAGCTATTGAGCGCAAAATCGATAAAGAATAA